In Mytilus trossulus isolate FHL-02 chromosome 6, PNRI_Mtr1.1.1.hap1, whole genome shotgun sequence, a single window of DNA contains:
- the LOC134722889 gene encoding carcinoembryonic antigen-related cell adhesion molecule 5-like: MHCLLLKILTIYILQEHIMCVTLSASPNYVSAFVDIKLICKKDEPIANAAFVSFVRNSSIIGRVRCSQLYRNIRKYFPGQDNFGRCNFGDGYCCDLMNNTVTWNYTPSSTPKNDETFYCEVNGDNGQYGNSTTVRPAVLSYVTVSPSSTEYKITQGGTVENVTCSAVCWPICTFQWIGQNYKNDGAELILKNITISQSGRYQCQANNSIRTDSSKYITIKVLYAPKTVDISPSTEIYTRTEGGSISMIICSADCNPVCNYTWTYPDNRTHATSYFYEYSLERKHHGEYKCTATNEIGFKEKSFTVIVNYAPFDVQLSQNSTSFIVEENKHVLINCSANCRPQCEYQWTGQTNWSLSNNQLVIRYAKKEDRGSYRCAARNSVGYKYSSYVLVTVHSRPTKVKTIAAKIQGSTTVSIAWIPDMSVVPRQNFTVQYKRRNDIDFSNMPFEEYANQQNIYLLHVKSLIPSSEYVFKILSENYLGRTESTEVRFVTRAEPSTLIRTDQVVGISLISIAVLLIMVTLLLVQRFLLSKQRSHTLPEVSRCIRDGTTTLKRSTNPEESLYEITNLQLLNFGCSSEASRDINETTQELG, encoded by the exons ATGCATTGCCTActgttgaaaattttaactatttatatACTGCAAG AACACATTATGTGTGTCACACTATCGGCCTCTCCGAACTATGTTTCTGCATTCGTCGACATTAAACTTATTTGCAAAAAAGACGAACCCATTGCAAATGCGGCGTTTGTTTCATTTGTTAGAAACTCGAGTATAATAGGCAGAGTCAGATGTTCTCAATTGTACAGAAACATAAGAAAGTACTTTCCCGGACAAGATAATTTTGGAAGGTGCAATTTTGGGGATGGATACTGTTGTGATTTGATGAATAATACAGTTACATGGAATTATACACCTAGTTCAACGCCTAAAAATGATGAAACGTTTTACTGTGAGGTTAACGGAGATAACGGTCAATATGGTAATAGCACAACAGTGAGGCCTGCTG TGTTGTCATATGTAACAGTGTCGCCTTCATCTactgaatataaaataacacaAGGGGGTACAGTAGAAAATGTCACTTGTTCTGCTGTTTGCTGGCCAATCTGCACTTTCCAATGGATTGGACAAAATTATAAGAACGACGGAGCTGAGCTCAtactaaaaaatattaccaTCTCTCAATCTGGAAGATATCAGTGTCAAGCCAATAACAGCATACGAACAGACAGCAGTAAATACATTACCATTAAAGTATTGT ATGCACCAAAGACCGTTGACATATCCCCTTCAACAGAAATATATACAAGAACAGAAGGTGGTTCGATAAGCATGATAATATGTTCGGCTGATTGCAATCCTGTATGTAACTATACGTGGACATATCCAGACAACAGAACACATGCGACgtcatatttttatgaatattcattagAGAGGAAACATCATGGCGAATACAAATGTACAGCAACCAATGAGATTGGATTTAAAGAGAAATCATTTACAGTAATTGTAAACT atgCCCCATTTGATGTCCAACTGTCACAAAATAGCACGTCATTTATAGTGGAAGAGAATAAACACGTTTTGATCAATTGTTCTGCAAACTGTAGACCACAATGTGAATATCAGTGGACAGGACAAACTAACTGGTCATTATCAAACAACCAGTTAGTTATAAGATATGCAAAAAAAGAAGATAGGGGTTCTTATAGATGTGCAGCTAGAAATAGTGTTGGATATAAATATTCATCGTATGTACTCGTGACCGTGCACT CAAGACCGACAAAAGTCAAAACTATTGCTGCAAAAATCCAAGGATCTACCACCGTGTCTATTGCATGGATACCAGATATGAGTGTGGTACCGAGACAGAATTTTACAGTGCAGTATAAAAGAAGGAACGACATAGATTTTTCAAACATGCCATTTGAAGAATATGCAAATCAGCAAAATATTTACTTGTTACATGTTAAAAGTCTAATCCCCTCTTCAGAATACGTATTCAAGATATTGTCAGAAAATTATTTAGGTCGGACCGAAAGTACAGAAGTTAGATTTGTAACCAGAG CTGAACCGAGCACTCTTATACGCACTGATCAAGTTGTCGGGATTTCGTTGATATCAATAGCTGTACTGTTGATCATGGTAACGTTGCTTTTAGTCCAGA GGTTTCTATTATCAAAACAACGTTCACATACTTTACCTGAAGTTTCAAGATGCATAAGAGATGGTACCACAACACTTAAAAG